The following coding sequences are from one Bacteroidales bacterium window:
- a CDS encoding C25 family cysteine peptidase, producing MRNIVKYILIYLYIFCLADITYSQNTGFQSSNKNFVIKQNSNAILSFTSNASSVNKSGNVKTKAGNFTEIFIDGYGSSNIIGEPKLPVLKKIIEIPLCDEFNIDIINYSIKEYDLKNLGIVNPIMPAQPPSSKGDDPSKKQFEFKSDVYRKNEFIKNDLVKIIPLGIMRGVRIARLEISPVIYNPVQNIIKVYENIEVKINFINTDIPKTNKLRRNSYSPFFESAFRQFANHIDFTSSDINFSKYPIKYVIVSDPEFQTILQPFVQWKTKKGFTVIEAYTNNPAVGSDTTSIRNYLKGLYEAGTAIAPSPTFVLFVGDVAQIPSFKGKTGGHSTDLYYCEYTGDDLPEVFYGRFSANDTLELKPQINKTLEYEQYLMSNPSFLSNSVLIAGNDDSYGPVNGNGQINYAHNIYVNPSNNLNPHVYLYPNSADSTANILQRTNNGACIINYTGHGDIDRWTEPAFTSFDVSGLTNAGKYPLMIGNCCLSNKFDELSCFGETLMRADNKGAIGYIGASDFSYWNEDYYFSVGYRATIDTSPVFSPSAMGFYDRLFHTHGEPFAEWYITQGQIINAGNLAVTQSGSSAIDYYWEIYHLMGDPSLMPYLSVPSNLSVSYKNDIIKGENSFSVNTEPNAYAALSMNNILYGAAIADFSGVANIPINPVFPTTGTANVVVTKQNRKPYIGTVNVIDATGPFVIYYNKQVHDAAGNNNNKADYGENINLDVTLKNVGISQANGITATLSTSDNYITITDSLGSWGNIINGDTSKQNNVFAFNIATNIPDQHIASFLLKIKDNDTSKWNSNFYIFVNAPKFAIPDFYIDDVSTGNGNHRLEPGETAKIIMKSENQGHADSYNTSGTLSSLSSYVNIINSTVNLDTLKISSQKNASFDIVVSPAIQAGAYIDFSYTLTSYLQSKTLNFSLPIGLADEDFETANFKKFNWDTSETPVPWTTNDTLPYQGLYCAKSGKIGNNESTELAIQLDVCADDSISFYEKISSEEDFDFLNFYIDNTLKGNWSGDSAWKRVCYPVSAGRRNFKWIYSKDVSDYEGNDCAWLDFIVFPPFYVNTTNVKETNNNEKSFFTTYPNPFKNYMTISYTLNNTSSVKIELYDIMGNKIKTILEKGKENSGKHDIIFNGYNLSNGIYYCVLKTDSETKTRKIVLSK from the coding sequence ATGAGAAATATTGTAAAATACATATTGATTTATTTATATATATTTTGTTTAGCTGATATTACTTATTCACAAAATACAGGTTTTCAATCATCGAATAAGAATTTTGTTATAAAACAAAACAGCAATGCAATTTTAAGTTTTACTAGTAACGCAAGTTCAGTTAACAAGTCGGGCAATGTAAAAACTAAGGCAGGAAACTTCACTGAAATTTTTATTGATGGCTATGGAAGTAGCAATATAATTGGCGAACCAAAATTGCCGGTATTAAAAAAAATAATCGAAATTCCATTATGCGATGAATTTAATATTGATATTATTAATTATTCAATAAAAGAATATGATTTAAAAAATCTAGGAATTGTAAATCCCATTATGCCTGCTCAACCACCGTCTTCAAAAGGTGACGACCCTTCAAAAAAACAATTTGAATTTAAAAGTGATGTTTACCGAAAAAATGAATTTATAAAAAATGATTTGGTGAAAATCATTCCTCTCGGAATAATGCGAGGAGTGAGAATTGCACGATTGGAAATTTCACCGGTAATTTATAATCCCGTACAAAATATTATAAAAGTTTATGAAAATATAGAAGTAAAAATAAATTTCATAAATACCGATATTCCCAAAACCAATAAACTAAGGAGGAATTCATATTCTCCTTTCTTTGAAAGTGCTTTCAGGCAGTTTGCGAATCATATAGATTTTACTTCTTCAGATATTAATTTCTCTAAGTATCCTATAAAATATGTAATAGTTTCGGACCCTGAGTTTCAAACGATTTTACAGCCATTTGTTCAATGGAAAACAAAAAAAGGATTTACAGTAATTGAAGCATATACGAATAATCCTGCTGTTGGCAGCGATACAACCTCCATTAGAAATTATCTGAAAGGGTTGTATGAAGCTGGAACGGCAATTGCTCCTTCACCAACTTTTGTTTTATTCGTCGGTGACGTTGCACAAATTCCTTCCTTTAAAGGAAAAACAGGTGGACATTCCACAGATTTGTATTATTGTGAATATACAGGCGATGATTTACCTGAGGTTTTTTATGGAAGGTTTTCAGCAAATGATACATTAGAGTTGAAACCACAAATTAATAAAACATTGGAATACGAACAGTATCTTATGTCGAATCCAAGTTTCCTCAGTAATTCAGTTTTAATTGCCGGCAATGATGATTCATACGGTCCTGTTAATGGCAACGGACAAATTAATTATGCTCACAACATATATGTAAATCCTTCAAATAACTTAAATCCTCATGTTTATTTATATCCAAATTCTGCTGACAGCACTGCTAATATATTGCAACGAACCAATAATGGAGCATGCATAATTAATTATACGGGGCATGGAGATATTGACAGATGGACAGAACCGGCTTTTACAAGTTTCGATGTGAGTGGTCTTACCAATGCAGGTAAATATCCTCTGATGATAGGGAATTGCTGCCTTTCCAATAAATTTGATGAACTTTCATGCTTCGGTGAAACTTTAATGAGAGCTGATAATAAAGGAGCCATTGGTTATATTGGTGCCTCAGATTTTTCATACTGGAATGAAGATTATTATTTCAGTGTGGGATACAGAGCAACAATAGATACAAGTCCTGTTTTTTCTCCTTCTGCAATGGGTTTCTATGACAGATTATTTCATACCCATGGAGAGCCTTTTGCGGAATGGTATATTACACAAGGGCAAATAATAAATGCAGGAAATCTGGCTGTAACACAATCAGGTTCTTCTGCAATAGATTATTATTGGGAAATTTACCATTTGATGGGCGACCCTTCTTTAATGCCTTATTTGTCGGTGCCTTCAAATTTATCCGTATCTTATAAAAATGATATTATAAAAGGAGAAAATTCTTTTTCCGTTAATACCGAACCTAATGCTTATGCTGCACTTTCTATGAATAATATTTTATACGGAGCAGCCATCGCCGATTTCAGTGGCGTTGCTAATATACCTATAAATCCTGTTTTTCCAACAACAGGAACCGCAAACGTAGTTGTTACAAAACAAAATCGCAAACCATATATCGGAACAGTAAATGTTATTGATGCTACTGGACCATTTGTTATTTATTATAATAAGCAAGTTCATGATGCAGCAGGCAATAACAACAATAAAGCAGATTACGGGGAAAATATAAACCTTGATGTTACTTTAAAAAATGTCGGCATATCTCAAGCGAATGGTATTACAGCAACTTTATCAACTTCGGATAATTATATTACAATAACTGACAGTTTAGGCTCATGGGGAAATATTATAAATGGAGATACTTCAAAACAAAACAATGTTTTTGCATTTAATATTGCCACAAACATTCCCGACCAACATATTGCAAGTTTTTTGCTAAAAATAAAAGATAACGATACTTCTAAGTGGAATTCTAATTTCTATATTTTTGTGAACGCACCGAAGTTTGCTATTCCGGATTTTTATATTGACGATGTTTCAACAGGAAACGGAAATCACAGATTAGAACCCGGCGAAACCGCTAAAATTATTATGAAATCCGAAAATCAGGGACATGCCGATAGTTATAATACTTCAGGCACATTATCTTCTTTGAGCAGTTATGTTAATATTATTAATTCAACTGTAAATCTTGATACTTTAAAAATAAGCAGTCAGAAAAATGCAAGCTTTGATATTGTTGTAAGTCCTGCAATTCAAGCAGGAGCGTATATTGATTTTTCATATACGTTAACTTCATATCTGCAATCAAAAACATTGAACTTCTCTTTGCCGATAGGTTTAGCAGATGAAGATTTTGAAACAGCAAATTTTAAAAAATTTAATTGGGATACTTCCGAAACTCCTGTGCCATGGACAACAAATGATACTTTGCCATACCAAGGTTTATATTGTGCAAAATCAGGGAAAATAGGTAATAATGAAAGCACCGAATTAGCGATACAACTTGATGTATGTGCTGACGACAGTATTTCTTTTTATGAAAAAATTTCATCCGAAGAAGATTTTGATTTTTTGAATTTTTATATTGATAATACCCTAAAGGGCAATTGGTCGGGTGATTCCGCATGGAAAAGAGTTTGCTATCCTGTTTCTGCCGGAAGGCGCAATTTTAAATGGATTTATTCAAAGGATGTTTCAGATTACGAAGGTAATGATTGCGCATGGCTCGATTTTATTGTGTTTCCTCCTTTTTATGTAAATACTACAAATGTTAAAGAAACAAATAATAACGAAAAATCTTTTTTTACAACTTATCCCAATCCTTTCAAAAATTACATGACAATAAGCTATACATTGAATAATACTTCTTCTGTTAAAATTGAATTATACGATATTATGGGAAATAAAATAAAAACTATTCTTGAAAAAGGAAAAGAAAATTCGGGAAAGCATGATATTATATTTAATGGCTACAACCTGTCAAACGGAATTTATTATTGCGTTTTGAAAACTGATAGTGAAACAAAAACCCGTAAAATAGTTTTATCAAAATAA
- the era gene encoding GTPase Era, with the protein MVHKAGFVNIIGNPNVGKSTLMNVITKEKLSIITPKAQTTRHRILGIVNGDDFQIIYSDTPGILKPFYLLHKSMMNFVNVAISDADVILYMTDIFEKEIDTEILNRLNKAAVPKFFIINKIDLLKKETLEEKIKFWEGKIENAEMLPVSAIKEINTDNLIEKIISKLPEHPPYFPKDELTDKPTKFFVSEIIREKIFYNYQKEIPYSCEVVIDEFKEKSTLTKIRAIILIERDSQKGIIIGHKGEALKKIGIEARKDIEDFIGRHVFLELFVKVSKDWRSDKNKLERFGYNI; encoded by the coding sequence ATGGTTCATAAAGCTGGTTTTGTAAATATTATAGGTAATCCTAATGTAGGAAAATCCACGCTTATGAATGTAATAACTAAAGAAAAGCTGTCAATCATAACTCCTAAAGCACAAACAACCCGTCACAGAATTTTAGGAATTGTAAATGGCGATGACTTTCAGATTATTTATTCTGATACTCCCGGCATATTAAAACCATTTTACCTTCTTCATAAATCTATGATGAATTTTGTTAATGTAGCTATTTCCGATGCAGATGTAATTTTATATATGACCGATATTTTTGAAAAAGAAATTGACACGGAAATTTTAAACCGATTGAATAAAGCAGCAGTTCCGAAGTTTTTTATTATCAATAAAATTGACTTATTAAAAAAAGAAACTCTTGAAGAAAAAATAAAATTCTGGGAAGGAAAAATTGAAAATGCTGAAATGCTTCCAGTTTCAGCGATTAAAGAAATAAACACTGATAACCTGATTGAAAAAATTATTTCAAAACTACCTGAACATCCTCCTTATTTTCCAAAAGACGAACTTACAGATAAACCGACTAAGTTTTTTGTTTCAGAAATTATTCGCGAAAAAATATTTTATAATTATCAAAAAGAAATTCCATATTCCTGCGAGGTTGTTATTGATGAATTTAAAGAAAAAAGCACTTTAACAAAAATTCGTGCTATTATTTTAATTGAACGCGATTCGCAAAAAGGAATAATTATCGGACATAAAGGTGAAGCATTAAAAAAAATTGGCATTGAAGCAAGAAAAGATATTGAAGATTTTATAGGCAGGCACGTGTTTCTGGAATTATTTGTTAAAGTTAGTAAAGATTGGAGAAGCGATAAAAATAAACTCGAAAGATTCGGATATAATATTTAA